In a genomic window of Gloeocapsopsis dulcis:
- a CDS encoding iron uptake porin: MQRLQVNSAISGVMLAISTTAIASISNPVLAQEVSTELNSNTLSQVTSVSQLSDVQPTDWAFQALQSLVERYGCIAGYPDGTYRGNRALTRYEFAAGLNACLDRVNELIATASANQVTREDLATLQRLQEEFAAEVATLRGRTDALEATVAELEANQFSTTTQLTGEVVVGAAGIISGQDADGNDLDDSTILGHRTRLEFNTSFTGNDQLYTLISTGNFPGFSDVTGITEGELSFTQDEANDIGLESLLYSFPVGERTEVVLAFTGGAFYDYTDTLNILDGDGGSGALSAFGTRNPIYNLGDGAGLGIRQQLGNSLELSLGYLATDASSPLDDSGLFNGPYAGIAQLVLRPSDRFNIGLTYINSYKASDTGAGSSRASFARFDEAFFENLNLEPIDVPTVSNSYGVQLSWRISNNFVLGGWAGYTNTRLLSTLGGLLERGDSDIFNYAVTLAFPDLGREGNLLGIVVGMEPRLTSTGVGLNPAAAAELVAANPDLVLPDLGEDEDMSLHIEAFYQLQITDNFAITPGVIWITAPDFNNANQDVVIGAIRTTFSF, encoded by the coding sequence ATGCAGCGTTTACAGGTTAATTCTGCCATTTCGGGGGTGATGCTAGCGATTAGTACCACCGCGATCGCATCTATCAGCAATCCGGTATTAGCACAAGAAGTGTCAACCGAACTTAACTCAAATACGCTTTCGCAGGTGACATCCGTTTCGCAATTATCTGACGTTCAACCGACAGACTGGGCATTTCAAGCACTACAATCTTTAGTAGAACGTTATGGCTGTATCGCAGGTTATCCTGACGGTACTTATCGCGGTAATCGGGCATTGACAAGATACGAATTTGCCGCAGGTTTGAATGCTTGTCTCGATCGAGTCAATGAGTTAATTGCCACTGCATCAGCAAACCAGGTAACGCGCGAAGACTTAGCTACATTGCAAAGACTACAAGAGGAATTTGCAGCAGAAGTTGCAACACTGCGCGGTCGTACTGATGCATTGGAAGCCACTGTCGCTGAACTAGAAGCTAATCAATTTTCGACGACAACACAACTAACTGGCGAAGTCGTCGTGGGCGCAGCAGGGATTATTTCTGGACAAGACGCAGACGGTAATGATCTTGATGACTCAACAATCTTAGGACACAGAACACGTCTTGAGTTTAATACGAGTTTTACCGGAAACGATCAACTTTATACGCTGATCTCAACAGGCAATTTTCCAGGCTTTTCTGATGTAACGGGAATAACTGAAGGAGAACTATCTTTTACCCAAGATGAAGCTAATGATATTGGACTTGAATCACTTTTGTATAGCTTCCCCGTAGGAGAAAGAACAGAAGTTGTTTTAGCTTTTACTGGTGGTGCCTTCTACGACTATACCGACACTTTGAATATATTAGATGGAGATGGTGGTTCTGGGGCGCTGTCTGCATTTGGTACTCGTAATCCCATTTATAACCTTGGTGACGGTGCAGGGCTGGGAATTCGTCAACAACTCGGCAATAGCTTAGAACTCAGCTTAGGATATTTGGCAACCGATGCGAGTAGCCCACTCGACGATAGTGGTTTATTTAATGGACCTTATGCCGGTATTGCACAATTAGTCTTAAGACCAAGCGATCGCTTTAATATTGGTTTAACTTACATTAACTCTTATAAAGCTAGCGATACTGGTGCTGGAAGTAGTCGTGCTTCGTTTGCACGCTTTGATGAAGCTTTCTTTGAGAATTTGAACTTAGAACCAATAGATGTTCCCACCGTTAGCAATTCATACGGCGTACAGCTTTCATGGCGAATTAGTAATAACTTTGTTCTCGGTGGCTGGGCTGGGTATACCAATACTCGCTTACTTTCTACGCTAGGTGGACTACTCGAACGGGGTGATAGCGATATCTTCAACTATGCCGTTACACTTGCTTTCCCTGATCTTGGTCGCGAAGGAAATTTACTCGGTATTGTTGTTGGTATGGAACCTCGGTTAACTAGCACTGGTGTTGGGTTAAACCCAGCTGCGGCGGCAGAACTCGTCGCTGCTAATCCGGATCTAGTCCTTCCAGACTTGGGCGAAGACGAAGATATGTCGTTGCACATTGAAGCGTTTTATCAGTTACAAATCACCGATAACTTTGCGATTACTCCTGGAGTTATTTGGATTACAGCACCTGACTTCAATAATGCCAATCAAGATGTTGTAATTGGAGCAATTAGAACAACCTTCTCCTTCTAA